Below is a genomic region from Deltaproteobacteria bacterium.
TCAGAACTTCAGCAGTCGATGGCGCGGCATCCCACCGACTATTTGCTCACCTAAAGGCAGGTACGAAGGGAAAACTGGCATGACAGCACCGTTTCTCAACTGGGTTCGTACTGGATTCCTCGCTCATTTACGCAGCAAACCCATACAGGGAGGCGCCATTCCGCCTGATGCGTCTTCACGACTGTGGCGTCCGACCGGAATTGTCCCAGGAGATTTCTTGCACAAAGGAACTGCAGTGCGTGCCATGTGTCGCGTCGAGAAACGACAAGACACACGGATGCTTCTTCGGGTCACTGCAGAAATGGGCAAAGTTTCGCTGCTGGGATTAGCCCGAGGAACACCAGGCCACCTGGAACTTGATGATCGCCTCGTGCCGTTTCGGGTCGCTCGGGTTGTGCTGCCACAGATCGAGGTCTTCACTTTTCCCGATCAGGCACGTCCAGTTCTACGTGAATGGTTACGGGTGCCCGCATCCTTCGCTGTCCGTCTCCGCCGTCAAGGATCGACGGGATTGTGGATCTCTGGACAAGGCGTGGATCTCAGTGCTGGCGGATTTTGTTTTTCCCTGACTCCACCATATGTGCCAAGACAGGGCGATGCCTACGATATCGACATGTTGTTAGATCTTCCCCGCGATGGCGAGGAACGCGCACAACTTGATGCCCACGTGCGATGGGTGAGGGGCGAAGGCAACGACATCTATGTGGGAGCGGAAACGTCTCAGGTGGCACAGAAAAGACTCCTCACCAACGTGGCAACCCAATGGCAGCGAGCGTTGACGCGATCTCCAGAGGATTATTTGCTCATATAATGAACCTCAGCCCATAATTCCCGGATTTGCTCCACCATCAATCGTGATATTCGCGCCGTGAATGAACGCGGCGCGTTCGGATGCCAGGAAAAGAATCAGATCGGCGCATTCCTCAGATTTGCCGACACGACCAAGCGGCGTCATTTTTTTCAAGGCTTCTTCCCGACTCGCACCTGCAGGTCCAAACGTCGAAAGAAATTTCTCCAATCGTTCGGTGAGAATTGGCCCTGGGTTGATCCCGACAACACGGACACCGTGTTTAGCCCCCTCATCGGCCAACGCCTTGGTAAAGTGATTCACGGCGATGTTGGCAGAACCGCCAATCATATAGCTTCCCATCGGCTTCAAACCACCAGTGCCAGCGACATTGATGATAACGCCCCCACCTTGCGTATGCATCTGCGCGAGCACTTCGCGCGCCATCCGCATGTAGCCAAAAAACTTGAGCGTCCAGTCATCCGTCCACGCTTCATCTGGAAGAGTGAGGAAATCCCCTGGACGTGCACTGCCAGCATTATTCACTAAAATATCGACACGTCCGAAAGTCGATACGCAACGAGCGACCACCGCCTTCACATCTTCACCTTTGGTGAGATCCGCTTGCATACCGACGATCCGCCCTTCACCCTGTTTTCCCGCCTGACGTACCATCTCTTCGAGAGCTTCTTTCCCACGAGCACAAATCAGTACCGACGCTCCTTCCACAAGAAAACCCAGCGCAGTAGCTTGTCCGATCCCTTTACTGCCACCAGTCACAATTGCGACTTTGCCATTGAGGTTGAGTTGCACGACCCCTCCCTTTTTCGCAGCGAAGCTCTCTTCGTTTTCAGATAGGCTTGAACTTTGCCAGTTTCACTCCTGGTTCGTGTTCTTCAAAGACGACCTGGACCGGCATATCGATGCGAATGTCTTCATTCTTCACACCAACCAGATTCGTGACCATCACCAAGTCAGGATCTTCATCGAGTTGCACTTGCGCCACGTTATACGGCACTTTATTCACTGCTGCTGGATGATTCGGGTGCGTGATGATTGTCCAT
It encodes:
- a CDS encoding SDR family oxidoreductase; its protein translation is MQLNLNGKVAIVTGGSKGIGQATALGFLVEGASVLICARGKEALEEMVRQAGKQGEGRIVGMQADLTKGEDVKAVVARCVSTFGRVDILVNNAGSARPGDFLTLPDEAWTDDWTLKFFGYMRMAREVLAQMHTQGGGVIINVAGTGGLKPMGSYMIGGSANIAVNHFTKALADEGAKHGVRVVGINPGPILTERLEKFLSTFGPAGASREEALKKMTPLGRVGKSEECADLILFLASERAAFIHGANITIDGGANPGIMG
- a CDS encoding PilZ domain-containing protein, which gives rise to MTAPFLNWVRTGFLAHLRSKPIQGGAIPPDASSRLWRPTGIVPGDFLHKGTAVRAMCRVEKRQDTRMLLRVTAEMGKVSLLGLARGTPGHLELDDRLVPFRVARVVLPQIEVFTFPDQARPVLREWLRVPASFAVRLRRQGSTGLWISGQGVDLSAGGFCFSLTPPYVPRQGDAYDIDMLLDLPRDGEERAQLDAHVRWVRGEGNDIYVGAETSQVAQKRLLTNVATQWQRALTRSPEDYLLI